From the Ancylothrix sp. D3o genome, one window contains:
- a CDS encoding metallophosphoesterase family protein has translation MLKRFAKKTLLRGAGAFILLLLILLFRPSPILPFAMKSDLELLTEPFLQLPTETSVRVVWFTEFAGTRHFVNFGKNLDKETVATTTKLSRVREDERSRFQGQTKDNIVFNKPVMRNIWRHEAVVEGLVLGAKIPYFVSSVRENGRSFKSAVFSLAPAPLRNQALKILLTSDHQLKPMTAANLQKVEETIGQVDAVFFAGDLVNIPDRASEWFDDQRGGAFFPCLQGRAFYELEKNGVKTIYKGGQIIQNAPLFPATGNHEVMGRYSMETNLNEQYNDAIPRQVAVDFYNKIAQQINPNNDPLLREAWIKANSFNTDTYQEIFSLPDSGDGGENYYALTFGDVRLVSLYVTNIWRTFNLDDDARGKYRERKADLKKPEAWGYGQHIFEPIDKGSKQYEWLENELNSDEFKKAKFKVVMLHHPAHSLGANIVPAFTDPVAVIVRNEQKEIESIRYEYPLENDYIIRDLVPLLEKAGVQLVFYGHSHIWNRFVGKTGMHFLESSNVGNSYGAAVAKNPRPVPVGYEEEYAAVGNPNGLEPVLPSISSVLGEDGKAQAFIGSNDLTVFSIFDTGKRTVSSYYFDTRKPESNVIKFDEFVIGAGG, from the coding sequence ATGTTGAAACGTTTTGCCAAAAAGACTTTGCTTAGGGGTGCCGGTGCGTTTATTCTATTGTTATTGATTCTGTTATTTCGTCCTTCTCCTATCTTACCGTTTGCTATGAAATCTGATTTGGAATTGCTTACAGAACCTTTTTTGCAACTTCCCACAGAAACTTCTGTACGAGTTGTTTGGTTTACTGAATTTGCCGGCACTCGGCATTTCGTGAATTTTGGTAAAAATCTTGATAAAGAAACTGTTGCAACGACAACAAAATTAAGCCGTGTACGAGAAGATGAACGCTCGCGTTTTCAGGGGCAAACAAAAGATAATATTGTTTTTAATAAGCCGGTGATGCGGAATATTTGGCGGCATGAGGCTGTGGTTGAGGGGTTAGTTTTGGGGGCAAAAATTCCTTATTTTGTTAGTAGTGTGCGGGAAAATGGCAGAAGTTTTAAAAGTGCGGTTTTTAGCCTAGCACCGGCACCGCTTCGCAATCAAGCTTTAAAAATATTGCTAACTTCCGATCATCAATTAAAGCCGATGACGGCGGCAAATTTGCAAAAAGTTGAGGAAACAATAGGACAAGTTGATGCGGTGTTTTTTGCCGGTGATTTAGTTAATATTCCTGATCGTGCTTCCGAATGGTTTGATGATCAAAGAGGTGGTGCTTTTTTTCCTTGTTTGCAGGGACGGGCTTTTTATGAGTTAGAAAAAAATGGGGTAAAAACAATTTATAAAGGTGGGCAAATTATTCAAAATGCGCCGCTTTTTCCCGCCACCGGCAACCATGAAGTTATGGGGCGTTATTCGATGGAAACGAATCTTAATGAGCAGTATAATGATGCAATTCCTCGTCAAGTTGCGGTTGATTTTTATAACAAAATTGCTCAGCAGATAAACCCAAATAATGATCCTTTGTTGCGGGAAGCGTGGATAAAGGCGAATTCTTTTAATACGGATACTTATCAGGAGATTTTTTCTTTGCCAGACAGCGGAGATGGTGGGGAAAATTATTATGCGTTGACGTTTGGGGATGTACGTTTGGTGTCTTTGTATGTGACGAATATTTGGCGGACTTTTAATTTAGATGATGACGCGAGGGGGAAATATCGGGAAAGAAAGGCTGATTTAAAAAAACCGGAGGCGTGGGGGTATGGACAGCATATTTTTGAGCCTATTGATAAGGGGAGTAAGCAATATGAATGGCTGGAAAATGAGTTAAACAGTGATGAGTTTAAAAAGGCAAAGTTTAAGGTGGTGATGCTGCATCATCCAGCGCATTCTTTGGGGGCAAATATTGTGCCGGCGTTTACTGATCCGGTAGCGGTGATTGTGCGGAATGAGCAGAAAGAAATTGAGTCAATTCGTTATGAGTATCCGTTGGAAAATGATTATATTATTCGGGATCTTGTGCCGCTTTTAGAAAAGGCGGGGGTGCAGTTGGTTTTTTATGGTCATTCTCATATTTGGAATCGGTTTGTGGGGAAAACGGGGATGCACTTTTTGGAGTCTTCTAATGTGGGTAATTCTTATGGGGCGGCGGTGGCAAAAAATCCGCGTCCGGTGCCGGTGGGTTATGAGGAAGAATACGCGGCGGTTGGTAATCCAAATGGTTTGGAGCCGGTTTTGCCTTCGATTTCGAGTGTTTTGGGGGAAGATGGGAAAGCACAGGCTTTTATTGGTAGTAATGATTTAACGGTTTTTAGTATTTTTGATACGGGGAAAAGGACGGTGAGCAGTTATTATTTTGATACGCGAAAACCAGAGTCAAATGTGATTAAATTTGATGAGTTTGTAATAGGGGCCGGTGGGTAA